A region from the Rufibacter sp. DG15C genome encodes:
- a CDS encoding ABC transporter permease, with the protein MLKNYIKIAWKVLQRRKFFTFISLFGISFTLMVLMVVTSLFDHVFGPQMPERNTDKLLFVNMMREQGEQGFSSSGPPSYYFLDRYVKKLQTPEKVSINSVFITVNSYVNNQKLALDLKHTDRAFWEILDFEFLEGRAINEQEIANASHVAVINQNTRKKYFGDAAAIGQDIVVNQVKYKVIGVVKDVPVLRLNSYADVWVPITLRQNEFKNDGLRGTFFAIIQAKQPSDLSKIKDEYAQMMTQVEIKNPKEVSTLYSFPDTILETFARTSLGKGEKSNVALFYSLLALAAFLFMLLPTINLVNINISRIMERSSEIGVRKAFGASSKVIIGQFVVENVFLTLIGGMVGLALSLGVMHLINQSGIIAYADLGLNVRVFAWGILLCLVFGLISGVYPAYKMSRLNAVEALRGGSK; encoded by the coding sequence ATGTTAAAAAACTATATAAAAATTGCCTGGAAGGTCTTGCAACGGCGCAAGTTCTTCACCTTCATCAGCCTCTTCGGGATCAGTTTCACTTTGATGGTATTGATGGTAGTGACCTCGCTCTTTGACCATGTCTTCGGGCCCCAGATGCCAGAGCGCAATACCGACAAGCTGTTGTTTGTGAACATGATGCGCGAGCAGGGAGAGCAGGGATTTAGCAGCAGCGGTCCGCCCAGTTACTATTTTTTGGACCGATATGTGAAGAAACTGCAAACGCCAGAGAAGGTCTCTATCAACTCAGTGTTCATCACGGTTAACAGTTATGTGAACAACCAAAAGCTGGCCTTGGATCTTAAGCACACAGACCGGGCGTTCTGGGAGATTCTGGATTTTGAGTTTCTGGAAGGCCGGGCCATCAATGAGCAAGAAATTGCCAATGCCAGCCACGTGGCAGTCATCAATCAGAATACCCGTAAAAAGTACTTCGGGGATGCCGCGGCCATTGGCCAGGACATAGTGGTAAACCAAGTCAAATACAAGGTGATTGGCGTGGTGAAAGACGTGCCCGTGCTACGGCTCAACTCTTACGCTGATGTGTGGGTGCCCATTACGTTGCGTCAGAATGAGTTCAAGAACGACGGTTTGCGCGGTACCTTTTTCGCCATTATCCAAGCCAAGCAACCGAGTGACCTGTCAAAAATCAAGGACGAGTACGCTCAGATGATGACCCAGGTGGAGATTAAGAACCCTAAGGAGGTGTCCACGCTCTATTCCTTCCCGGACACAATCCTGGAAACCTTTGCGCGCACTTCCCTGGGAAAAGGCGAGAAGTCAAATGTGGCCCTGTTCTATTCCCTGCTGGCCCTGGCCGCCTTCTTGTTCATGCTCTTGCCTACCATTAACCTGGTGAACATCAATATTAGCCGCATCATGGAGCGGTCCTCTGAGATTGGGGTTAGAAAAGCGTTTGGTGCTTCGTCTAAGGTGATTATTGGTCAGTTTGTGGTAGAAAACGTGTTCCTGACCTTGATTGGGGGTATGGTGGGTTTGGCTTTGTCTCTGGGCGTCATGCACCTTATTAACCAGAGCGGCATCATTGCTTATGCAGACCTGGGGCTCAATGTGCGCGTGTTTGCCTGGGGCATTCTACTGTGCCTGGTGTTTGGGTTAATTTCTGGGGTGTACCCCGCTTATAAAATGTCACGCTTAAACGCCGTTGAGGCACTGAGAGGAGGTTCAAAATGA